A region from the Takifugu rubripes chromosome 22, fTakRub1.2, whole genome shotgun sequence genome encodes:
- the clul1 gene encoding clusterin-like protein 1 isoform X1 — protein sequence MPSGVNFLQSGKFTLTENTWVSPVGRDPVKRDVCYKDTALRDVTTSTLSSNMKLSLSLIVLLVTVGVLYSAPEEQPSNISGDTLKQLSMNGEKLVDEEVRRALYGVKQMRDVMWRNAQKHQQLMTSLVHSGEKKKEAAKLAQEVFEKLEEAEEQCRESLQTEWEECRPCLEDACKNFYTSTCRRGFATFHTKVENFFHRVSSRFGNRERRAGRGDILVNQDLNNTDAQAVRIEESFNRLANKVSSLVALSDMLVSRTGAKLGKVFQKAFLNDLDAPMEKTTDDTFNPARDSGFLQGVGLEEVLESFYDFGKSVLDEFGAVVTQVFDGISETVQEEKKTAREKFSRFLQNRKLCRDLRKQSSECWQLQSQCEVCHGALLTECPSVRELHLELDEVSQLLDVSKDQYDEILSIVQHHTDETVNWLSNMAAEFSWVGQTVNNSTTDPNRIFVITKVVSKTQEEQNVSVNESKVEVEIFNSPPLIVSVPGDLEMHDPTFIQYVTQEALNNYKELIRYDDE from the exons ATGCCATCAGGAGTGAATTTCCTACAGAGTGGAAAGTTCACGTTGACTGAAAACACTTGGGTTTCACCTGTGGGTAGAGACCCTGTAAAGAGGGACGTTTGTTACAAGGATACAGCCCTAAGAGACGTCACAACATCAACACTCAG ctcaaacATGAAGCTCTCGCTCAGCTTGATAGTTCTGCTGGTGACAGTGGGGGTTCTGTATTCAGCCCCTGAGGAACAGCCCTCCAACATCTCAGGGGACACCTTAAAAC AGCTGTCCATGAATGGTGAGAAACTTGTGGacgaggaggtgaggagggctCTGTATGGGGTAAAGCAAATGAGGGATGTAATGTGGCGGAATGCACAGAAGCATCAACAGCTCATGACATCCCTTGTGCACAGTGGCGAGAAGAAGAAG GAGGCAGCCAAACTGGCTCAGGAGGTGTttgagaagctggaggaggcggaggagcagTGCAGAGAATCCCTGCAGACCGAGTGGGAAGAGTGCAGGCCTTGTCTGGAGGACGCCTGTAAAAACTTCTACACCTCAACCTGCCGCAGGGGATTTGCCACTTTCCACACCAAG GTGGAGAACTTTTTCCACAGAGTATCCAGCCGCTTTGGCAACCGTGAGCGCCGCGCTGGGCGAGGGGACATCCTGGTCAACCAGGACCtcaacaacacagacgcccagGCTGTCCGCATTGAGGAATCTTTTAACCGCCTAGCTAATAAGGTCAGCTCCCTGGTAGCCCTCAGTGACATGCTGGTCTCCAGGACGGGTGCAAAGCTTGGCAAAGTCTTTCAGAAGGCATTCCTGAATGATCTGGATGCCCCAATGGAGAAGACGACTGATGACACCTTCAATCCTGCCCGAGACTCTGGCTTTCTGCAAGGGgtggggctggaggaggtgctggaatCCTTCTATGACTTTGGGAAGAGTGTACTGGATGAGTTTGGAGCTGTGGTGACGCAGGTCTTTGACGGCATCTCTGAGAcggtgcaggaggagaagaagactG CGAGGGAAAAGTTCTCCCGTTTCCTGCAGAACAGGAAGTTGTGCCGGGACCTTCGCAAACAGTCCTCCGAGTGCTGGCAGCTACAGAGCCAATGTGAAGTCTGCCATGGAGCCTTGCTCACAG AGTGCCCCAGCGTTCGAGAGCTACACCTGGAGCTCGACGAGGTCTCCCAGCTGCTGGATGTGTCTAAAGACCAGTACGATGAGATCTTGTCGATCGTCCAGCACCACACTGATGAAACGGTCAACTGGCTCAGCAACATGGCGGCTGAGTTCAGCTGGGTTGGGCAGACTGTGAACAACAGCACCACAGACCCCAACAGAATCTTTGTCATCACTAAG GTGGTGTCAAAGACTCAGGAAGAACAAAACGTGTCTGTGAACGAGAGCAAGGTAGAAGTCGAAATCTTCAACTCTCCCCCGCTGATTGTGTCTGTTCCGGGGGATCTGGAGATGCACGACCCCACCTTCATTCAGTATGTGACCCAGGAGGCTCTGAACAACTACAAAGAACTGATCCG GTATGATGATGAATAA
- the clul1 gene encoding clusterin-like protein 1 isoform X2 translates to MKLSLSLIVLLVTVGVLYSAPEEQPSNISGDTLKQLSMNGEKLVDEEVRRALYGVKQMRDVMWRNAQKHQQLMTSLVHSGEKKKEAAKLAQEVFEKLEEAEEQCRESLQTEWEECRPCLEDACKNFYTSTCRRGFATFHTKVENFFHRVSSRFGNRERRAGRGDILVNQDLNNTDAQAVRIEESFNRLANKVSSLVALSDMLVSRTGAKLGKVFQKAFLNDLDAPMEKTTDDTFNPARDSGFLQGVGLEEVLESFYDFGKSVLDEFGAVVTQVFDGISETVQEEKKTAREKFSRFLQNRKLCRDLRKQSSECWQLQSQCEVCHGALLTECPSVRELHLELDEVSQLLDVSKDQYDEILSIVQHHTDETVNWLSNMAAEFSWVGQTVNNSTTDPNRIFVITKVVSKTQEEQNVSVNESKVEVEIFNSPPLIVSVPGDLEMHDPTFIQYVTQEALNNYKELIRYDDE, encoded by the exons ATGAAGCTCTCGCTCAGCTTGATAGTTCTGCTGGTGACAGTGGGGGTTCTGTATTCAGCCCCTGAGGAACAGCCCTCCAACATCTCAGGGGACACCTTAAAAC AGCTGTCCATGAATGGTGAGAAACTTGTGGacgaggaggtgaggagggctCTGTATGGGGTAAAGCAAATGAGGGATGTAATGTGGCGGAATGCACAGAAGCATCAACAGCTCATGACATCCCTTGTGCACAGTGGCGAGAAGAAGAAG GAGGCAGCCAAACTGGCTCAGGAGGTGTttgagaagctggaggaggcggaggagcagTGCAGAGAATCCCTGCAGACCGAGTGGGAAGAGTGCAGGCCTTGTCTGGAGGACGCCTGTAAAAACTTCTACACCTCAACCTGCCGCAGGGGATTTGCCACTTTCCACACCAAG GTGGAGAACTTTTTCCACAGAGTATCCAGCCGCTTTGGCAACCGTGAGCGCCGCGCTGGGCGAGGGGACATCCTGGTCAACCAGGACCtcaacaacacagacgcccagGCTGTCCGCATTGAGGAATCTTTTAACCGCCTAGCTAATAAGGTCAGCTCCCTGGTAGCCCTCAGTGACATGCTGGTCTCCAGGACGGGTGCAAAGCTTGGCAAAGTCTTTCAGAAGGCATTCCTGAATGATCTGGATGCCCCAATGGAGAAGACGACTGATGACACCTTCAATCCTGCCCGAGACTCTGGCTTTCTGCAAGGGgtggggctggaggaggtgctggaatCCTTCTATGACTTTGGGAAGAGTGTACTGGATGAGTTTGGAGCTGTGGTGACGCAGGTCTTTGACGGCATCTCTGAGAcggtgcaggaggagaagaagactG CGAGGGAAAAGTTCTCCCGTTTCCTGCAGAACAGGAAGTTGTGCCGGGACCTTCGCAAACAGTCCTCCGAGTGCTGGCAGCTACAGAGCCAATGTGAAGTCTGCCATGGAGCCTTGCTCACAG AGTGCCCCAGCGTTCGAGAGCTACACCTGGAGCTCGACGAGGTCTCCCAGCTGCTGGATGTGTCTAAAGACCAGTACGATGAGATCTTGTCGATCGTCCAGCACCACACTGATGAAACGGTCAACTGGCTCAGCAACATGGCGGCTGAGTTCAGCTGGGTTGGGCAGACTGTGAACAACAGCACCACAGACCCCAACAGAATCTTTGTCATCACTAAG GTGGTGTCAAAGACTCAGGAAGAACAAAACGTGTCTGTGAACGAGAGCAAGGTAGAAGTCGAAATCTTCAACTCTCCCCCGCTGATTGTGTCTGTTCCGGGGGATCTGGAGATGCACGACCCCACCTTCATTCAGTATGTGACCCAGGAGGCTCTGAACAACTACAAAGAACTGATCCG GTATGATGATGAATAA